A genomic region of Oncorhynchus mykiss isolate Arlee chromosome 2, USDA_OmykA_1.1, whole genome shotgun sequence contains the following coding sequences:
- the LOC118941131 gene encoding uncharacterized protein LOC118941131, giving the protein MEEGKNLHLAELAWDVKRRLRLKELEREVCRELRLERRIRWSVIGQPGSQMGDWRPLGMETHTPLGMDSPFRHSTSSMDTLSSQISTENFEVARLHTARPHIARPQTTRPRSARPPTERPSSDSDPSGTLSSVMTCSPHSASPSVVGHFGHEHVPSFHSLGAVDILLLPCLPSTGKSISKYSGKTKYVNPLELPGLLSKLVIKCYLIFI; this is encoded by the exons ATGGAAGAGGGGAAGAACCTTCACTTGGCCGAACTGGCTTGGGATGTGAAACGACGCCTCAGGCTTAAGGAGCTGGAAAGAGAAGTGTGCAGGGAGCTGCGCCTGGAGCGCCGAATCCGCTGGTCGGTGATTGGACAG CCTGGTAGCCAGATGGGAGATTGGAGACCCCTGggcatggagacacacacacctctgggaATGGACTCTCCCTTCAGACACTCCACCTCCTCGATGGACACTCTTTCCAGTCAGATCTCGACTGAGAACTTCGAGGTTGCTAGGCTACATACTGCCAGACCACATATTGCCAGACCACAAACTACCAGACCACGTTCTGCCAGACCACCAACTGAAAGACCTAGCAGTGACTCTGATCCCTCTGGAACCTTGTCTTCTGTGATGACCTGCTCACCACATTCAGCTAGCCCGTCAGTGGTAGGTCATTTTGGTCATGAACATGTTCCCAGCTTTCACTCTTTGGGGGCTGTAGACATATTACTGCTTCCCTGTCTCCCATCTACTGGGAAATCCATATCCAAGTACAGTGGCAAGACAAAGTATGtcaaccctttggaattacctggacttctgagtaaattggtcataaaatgttatctgatcttcatctaa